In Corylus avellana chromosome ca2, CavTom2PMs-1.0, the following proteins share a genomic window:
- the LOC132172351 gene encoding CASP-like protein 1B2 yields MAQQDAGKAEVGFSISRGAQRGKKKGYWLLLLLRLVAFMATASATIVMALNKQTNTFVVATIGNTPLKATLTAKFQHTPAFVFFVVANGMASLHSLTMILVELFGHKIDYKGLRLAIIAILDMMTVVLASAGDGAATFMAEVGKNGNSHARWNKICDKFHTFCDHGTGALLASFIGLLFLLIINVISITKLHIPKSTNYVGVP; encoded by the exons ATGGCCCAACAAGATGCAGGAAAAGCAGAGGTTGGTTTCAGCATCTCCAGAGGCGCACAGAGAGGAAAGAAGAAGGGATATTGGCTTCTTTTGTTGCTAAGGTTGGTTGCTTTCATGGCCACCGCATCCGCAACCATCGTGATGGCACTCAACAAACAGACCAACACCTTCGTGGTTGCAACCATTGGCAACACTCCACTCAAAGCCACTCTTACTGCCAAGTTTCAACACACCCCTGCATTCGT GTTCTTTGTGGTAGCTAATGGTATGGCCAGTCTCCATAGCTTGACGATGATACTTGTAGAGCTTTTTGGGCACAAGATTGATTACAAGGGACTCCGCCTCGCAATCATTGCCATTTTGGAcatg ATGACGGTGGTTCTGGCGTCGGCCGGTGATGGGGCAGCGACGTTCATGGCAGAAGTAGGGAAGAATGGAAATTCTCATGCAAGGTGGAACAAGATATGCGACAAGTTCCATACATTTTGCGACCATGGAACTGGGGCCCTCCTCGCCTCCTTCATTGGCCTCCTCTTCCTTTTGATCATCAACGTCATCTCTATTACCAAACTTCACATCCCCAAATCCACCAATTATGTTGGAGTCCCTTGA